The DNA window AAACGGCAGACGAGCCTGCAGAAGATCGTGCACTGTTCCGAACTGCGATGAACTCTCAAACCCGTTGTAGCGCATCCACTCGTCGCTGAACATTTTGGAAAGATAGCGCGAGCCGCTGTCTGGCAGAATCGTGACAATCACTGATCCGGGAGGAGCCTTGCGCGCGACCTCAAGCGCGCCATAAATCGCGCCGCCGGAGGAACCTCCTGCCATAATGCCTTCTTCACGGCAGAGTTTGCGCGCTGTCGTAAAACACATCGCATCGTCGACCTGAATCATGTCATCGACAAGCGAGAGATCCATATTGCCCGTGATCATGTCCTCGCCCATGCCTTCAACTTTATACACGAACGGCTCGCTCATCTTGCCCGTCTTCCACATGCTGTAGAAGATTGATCCCATAGGATCAATGGCGATGCACTTGACCTTCGGATTCTTCTCCTTCAAGTACTTCGCAATGCCCGCAAATGTTCCGAATGTGCCCACGCACGCAACGAGGTGAGTAATCTGCCCTTCCGTCTGTTCCCAGATCTCCTTGCCCGTCAGATGATAGTGCGCTTCGGTATTTACGGGATTGTGATACTGGTTCACGTAGTAGCTGCCCGGCGTTTCCTTGTGAATGCGCTTCGCGGTTTCGTAGTAGCTCTGCGGAGAGTCTGCGGGCACGTTGGTCGGTGTCACGACCACTTTCGCGCCGTAAGCTTTCATTCCGTCGGCTTTTTCCTGTGACATCTTATCCGGCATCGTAAAGATGCAGCGATAACCTTTCACAGCGGCTACCATCGCAACGCCTTGTCCGGTGTTGCCGCTCGTATTTTCGACGATCAACCCGCCGGGTTTCAATTCGCCGTCGCGTGCAGCTTTCTCAATCATGTAAATCGCGATGCGGTCCTTGACCGAGCCGGAGGGATTCATATGTTCGCACTTAACCCAGATCTCCGACTCGAGACCTTTGCCGATCTTGTTCAGCCTGACGAGCGGCGTATTCCCGATCGCTTCGGTGATGTCGCCTAAACGGTTGTGTGGTTTCGAAGGTTGCATGGGTATCTACAGTTGAAAATAAGAACTCATACGTAAGATGCAAGATGCGTGACAGCTTCCGGATGGCACTCCAAAAACAAATACGGCTCAACAAGTTCGAGTTCCATCAGGATGAACCGCCCGTCGCGTAGCACTCCGTCCACGCGCGCATAGAGCGGAACGTCTTCAAACGGAATTGCGGAGAGAACTTTCAGCGCCTGACAGATCACATCTGCATCAACCTGTGTCGTCTCCTGCTGCCCTCCGTAACGCGGCTGCACGCGAAAATCGCCAGAAGCAGGCGTCTTTAACACTGCATGCGAAAATGTGCCGCGAAAGAATATCAAGGAATATTCTCCCGGAGTAAGGATCTCCGGAACGAACTCCTGCAGTAGCAGGTCCTTGTGTCGCGCAACATCCTTCAGTTTGTCCGTAACTTCGGGGATGTTGTCGGTCGACACGCAAAAGGTATCATAGGCTCCCGCCGAAACCGCTGGTTTGATGACCGACGGCTCGGACACATGGCGACGGAGCATCTCCTCGCAGAACGTGCCGCGCGGTATCCACGTCGTTTTCGGGATCACTACTCCCCGTTCCTGAAGCTCGAGCAGATAACGCTTGTCCATGTTCCACCGCAGTATTGCAGGCGGATTGTACAGGCGAATGCCCGCGCTCTCAACGCGCTCAATCCACTTCAGAAATTCCGGCAAACGCCAGCTATAGTCCCATGTCGTGCGAACGACAATCTGCTCGCACTCGCGCCACGATTCACACGGATCGTCCCATATGATGATCCGGCAGGCGCCGCGTCGTGTCAATTCTTCAAAGAAGAGATGTTCGCCGCCGGAGAGTTCGGGATGAATACTCGCCGTGGCCAGACCTATCATTGAACCGCAACCAACCGCGCAGGCTCGTCGGTTATCACGCCCGAGACTCCCAACTCTATCACACGCTTGAACTCTTCAGGATCGTTCACTGTCCACGTGAACAACGGCACGTTGTGGATCTGAAAGAAACCTGCCAATTCCGGCGTAATCAGTTCATGCCAAAAGGCGATGCCGCGCGCACCGCATTGCTGCACCAATTCGAGCGCGTCAACTAATTCAATTCGCTGCGCGACGATCCAGATTGCAGGTACGTCCGGCGCCAATGCGCGATAGGTCGCGACGACTTCCGGCAGGAAACTCGAAAACAGAAAGGTATCCTTGGGCAGCGTCCCCCGAGCGATCGCGATAACCGTTTCCTCGTGACCGCCGACTTTCACTTCGATGTTCACAAACCCCCGGCCCGCCAGTTCGCGCAGCACTTCGTCGAGCGTATGAACATGCGCACCAAGACCGTGCATCACCTCGCGTATTTCCGAGAACGTCAAGTCAATTAATCGCTCGCCGGTTACAAAGTTGTCGTCATGATAAACAACCGGCACGCCGTCACGCGTAATCTGCACGTCCAGTTCGACACCGTCTGCGCCTTCATCTATGGCGATGTGAAAGGAATCAATCGTGTTTTCTCGCGCGTTCTTCGGCGAACCGCGATGGCCGAGAATGATCGGTCGGCCGCTCACAACTTGTCGAAAGCGATCAACCACGGGAAAAGAGTTTGGATTTTGCAGGTGAAGAATTGGATTTCATGCGAGTCGCTTCATGGCAAGTTTGATGCGATCGAGCGGTTGCGTCAGCGCAAGCCGGATATAGCCGGTGCCTTCTTGACCAAAGCCGCGGCCCGGCGTCACAACGACGTCGTGCTCCAGCGCACGCTGCACGAACGGCAACTCGTCGTCACCGACTCGCGCCCACACATAGAACGTGGCCGGACTTTCGATGACATCGAGGCCGAGGTCACGCAGCGCTTTTTCGGTATATGCACGGCGTTCGCCGTAAATCCTGCGGATGGTCACGACTTCATTCGGCGGTTGTGTACCGCGGTAACCTGCAAGCCCGTCCGCCATTGCGCGCTGAATCATCAACGGCGCGCCGGAATCGATTTGCGACTTGACTCTAACGAGCGCCGAGATCAAGTCTGCGCGTCCAACACAAAAGCCGATTCGGAAACCCGTCGCGTTAAAGACTTTCGAAAGCGAGTGCATCTCAACGGCATTTTGCGTGTATTGGAGGAATGACGGTGCAACATAATCGCCAAACGTCATTTCGCTGTAGGCATGATCGTGGCATACCACTGTCGTAGGATGCGTATCTGCAAAGTCTGCAAGCTGATGCCAGAATAAGTCAGTAGCAATCGCGCCTGTCGGATTGTTCGGGTAGTTCACGAACAGCATTCTGGTGGTTTCGGCCATGTTCAGGTCCGGCAGAAAACCATTCTCTTTCGTCAGCGGCATCGTCCGCACGTGGCCGTCGCATAATGTTGCAACGCCTTGCGCGTAGACCGGATAAGACGGCGACGGGCAGGCGACGTAGTCCCCTGGATTCACGAAGGCGCGACCGAGCGAAGACAGCCCTTCCTTCCCGCCGAGAACGACGCACACCTGCGAATCCGGATCAAGCTCTACACCGAATCGTCCTTTGAAATACTTCGCAATCTCTCTGCGCACTCCGGCATCACCGCGCGATGACGAATAGAAATGCGCGTCGGGATCTGAGGCGTGCTCCTGCAGACTTCTGGTAAATGACTCCGGCGGAGGTAAGTCGGGATCGCCGATTCCGAGATTGATGACATCCCGTCCGGCGGCTGTTCGCTCCGCAATCTTCTTCTCAAGATCGGCGAACAGGTATTCCGGCAGTCGGGCAAGTCTTGTTGCGGGTGTAGACAAGGGAGAGCTAATTATTTGTGTCAGTGACTATACTTATTTCGCTTGACAAGAGTTGCACTGTGTGATGCACTCCTGACATCTTCCTCAAGGTGCCGAGCGCAACAGATCGATTTCTCCTTCAAACACCTTTTCCGCAATTGAACGCTGGCGGATTTCACTGAAGTCGTGCGCCACGGTAATGTGCAGTGTCCCGCCGGGCTGATGAACCGCGATCGGTGTGTCAAACCGGAAGTGGCCTATCGCGCAGCCCGCGCACGCCGTGGCCACCGAGCCCGAACCGCAAGCGAGCGTTATCCCCGCACCGCGTTCCCAAACCACGAGTCGGCAACTATCCGGTGACATCACGTTCACAAACTCGATATTTGCGCCTTCGGGAAATGCGCTGTTCTTTTCCAGATTCGGACCATACTTCTCCGCAAATGGAATGTCACGCTCAGGCCCGAAAATGACCCCGTGCGGATTCCCCACATTGACCGCGAGAACATCGAAAGTCTGGTCGTGTGCACTCAAAGTCAAGCTCCGCGGTCCGGCGCTGTTGCTGAAATCGGGTGACGGCATCGTTGTTTCCACAACATTATCTCTACGATACCACGCCCGCTGCACTCCTCCCCCCGTTTCGATCGTCAATTCGCCAGAGACATCATATCCCCGGTCCTTCAGAAACAGCACAAAACAGCGCAGCCCGTTGCCCGAAATCTCCGCGGGCGACCCGTCGGCGTTCCACAGCCACATACGGTGCACAGCTAAGTCGCTGTTTGTGCGTAAAAGCACACCATCCGCCCCAACGCCGGTCTGTCGGTGACAAACCTTACGAACGCGTTCGGGCGTAAATTGTTCCGGGCTTATGCCGTGCCCGTCAAACAGCAGAAAGTCGTTACCGAGACCGTGGTATTTACTAAAGTGAAACATGGTTACAGGCGCAAGTCGGGCCGATTTCGGCACACGGGGTTGCGAGGGGAGGACTAAAATTTCTGTGGCATTGGTGCCAATTCGAGTAGAAACACAATATAAGAGGTTTTTAGTCACAAGGCAAACACCCTTGCGCACTCTTATCTCGTTGTGTATATTGCTATAATTCAACATTAAGTGAACGGACACCCCATGTTCCTTAAAGGCCCGCTCATGCGCTTTCCACTTTGCCTTCTGATACTACTGGTATTCATATCAGCCTCTTCCGCTCTGGCGCGTCCTCAGTATAGTGCGCTGTTCGGACAAAGTTGCTTCCTCTGCCATGTCAATCCTACCGGAAACGGCATGCGCGAACTCTACGGAAGCACTTTTTTTGGTCCTCAATATCTGCCCGTGAAGCCAGTCGAATATGAGTTCCTTGAGAAAATCAAACCGAGGCTCTCTGAGAACGTAACCATCGGAGCCGACCTGCGAACGATCTGGCTCTCCACGAATACGCTTAGTGATACCACGGAAACAGGACTCTCGGCACCGTTTTCCACCAATACCGGTTCAGTCGCACAAATGGAAGGCAATGTCTATCTCGAAATCCGCCCGACGGACCATTTCATGGTCTACGTCTCGCGCGGGGTGGCCGATGCCAGCGGACGAATGGAGGCCTACGGCCTTGCCAACCTGAAAGGCTTCAAGGCGTGGGTCAAGGGTGGCCAGTTTCAGGAAAATTACGGCTACCGCTTTGCCGATCATACCTCCTATGTTCGCACAGGTCTGTGGGCCGGATTCGACGGTGGCGCCTTCTCCGCACCCACTCCCCCGCATTATGGTGTTGGATTAGAGGCGGGCACACGCATCGTGGGAATCGACATGAGCGCATCCTACACCGCCGGACAATCGAACTATCCAATTGACCGCGATCAGCAGAAACGCTGGATTGGACGAATCTACGGACAGAAACGCCTGCCCTTTGCGAAGAAGTTCATTGCCAGCGCTGGCGCAAGTGGGATGCACGCACCCGGCAAAGCCCGCGATCCAGAGCTTGGCTTCCCGCAGGCCGCATCCCGCGAAGTAGCGTGGGGAGGTTTCGGCAGCCTTGCCTTTGAAGGCATGCACAACCGCATGGGAACCGGAGGCGGTGCTTCCAATTTCGGCTGGCTGGCCACGACTCTGCTCTTCGAATACGACCGCAAGGATTGGACTCCCTTCTGGGCGCCTTTCGCCGTGACGAGTGCCTACTCGACAGCTCAGCTTGAAATGATGGTCTATCAAGGCATATGGCTGATTGGGGCGTATGACTGGCTTGATAACGCCGAAACGTCAAACATCGCGGGAGAGGCCGAGCGCACGACCATCGGACTCTCCACTTATCTGCTGCCGTGGGTGGAAGTCTCCGCCAAGCATCGGCTGTACTCCACGGAAGAGGCGTCACCGACGACTGGGACATCGCAGCCACGCAATAAGAAGCAGTTCGAGTGTCAATTGCACCTGTTTTTCTGACCTTAAGCTTTCCGCATGTTGAAAACCCGCCACAGTCGCGGGTTTTCTTTTTCGTCTGAGATTCCTTGACAATGCGCCTCAACAATAGCACGTTAGCTGTGGTCGTTTGCACCTTTGAACTTTCAACTACCAGATGGGGAGATGATGATGATGAGAATCCTGTGGATTTGTATTGTACTTTTCTGCGCGAGCAATGCTCTTGCCACGCTGCATACGGTGAACGTGAACTCGTTGTCCTTCAGTCCGGCGAACATAACTATTCAACAGGGTGACACCGTCCGTTGGGTGAAGACCGCTGGCGTTCATAATGTTGCCGAAGTTTCGCCGACTCCCGTCTTTCGCAGTGGCGAACCGACGGGCAGCGCCTTTACGTATACGTTTGTCTTCGCCGCACCGCTTGTGGGGACCTACAATTACCGCTGTGAAGTGCATGCGGCTTCAGGCATGATCGGCTCGGTGACTGTTGAAGCCCCCGCGCCCTGCCTGCCCGCAGAAAACGTTGTGATTGCATGGGAGGCCGATGACCAAGTCGCCTTGCATTGGGTCGCTCCGCAACTCGGTCACTACGACGTATATGGCACGTCTGATGCCACGCTCGTCACGCCGCCGCCCAGTGCGGGCTGGTCGCTTGTTGCAGGGGAAGATGTCCCCGCCCCGGGACTCGCGTCGACCACCCTAAGCAGTTTGTCTGCGCAACAGTTCCTCGTTGTTGTGCACAGCTGCTCCCCGTAGGTATCGTTGACCTCAGATACACAGGGCCGCACTTTCGTGCGGCCCTGCTCGTTTTCAGAAGCTTCGGAATCTACTGGTCCCGTAAGCTCTTCAGTGTTGCTATACTTGACGGCGTGTCCTCATCCGGCAGTTCCGTCGTCGCGGGAAGCCCGGCAAATCGCGGATCTGTGGCCAGCAGCTTGAAGCCGCTCAGTCCGATGAATCCCTTGCCGATTGCCGCATGCCGGTCGCGATGCTGCCCCAGCTCGAACTTTGAATCGTTCAGATGAAACGCCCGCAAGAGATGTAATCCGATCTCTTCATCAAACTTCTTCCAAGTCTCCGCATACGATTCTTCGGTACGGAAGTCATACCCCGCCGCAAAGATATGACATGTGTCTACACACACGCCCATCCGCTCATCCTGCCGGCACTCCCGAATGAGATAACCCAGATGCTCAAACTTCGCACCTAAGTCTCCGCCCTGACCTGCCGTCGTTTCCAGCAGGATTCCCACACCAAGGTTCTCAGTCCTAAGCAGCACCTCCCGCAACGACGCCGCGCAATTGTTTAGTCCGGCCTCTTCGCCCGCTCCCTTGTGCGATCCCGGATGTGTATTCACCCACGGAATCCCGAGCAATGCCGCGCGCTCAAGTTCATCAATGAATCCGTCAATCGACTTGCGCCGCAACTCAGAGTCCGGCGACGAGAGATTAATCAGATAACTGTCGTGCACGAGCACCGGAGGCTCACCCGCCGCTTCCCAGGCTTCAAACCACTGAGTGACCGCTTCCGGTTCTATCGGTTTTCCCCGCCATTGTAGCTGGCTTTTAGTGAATATCTGAATGGACTCGCAGCCGAATTCCATTCCCCACTTGAAAGCGTTGTGCAATCCCCCGGCGGTTGACGTGTGCGCACCGAACAGCATGATGTTTCTCCTCTGAATCTGCGTGTAAGGTAGCGAAGATCCCTCGCATAAACAAGCGGGGCGGACATTGCTGTCCGCCCCGCGTCTCAAGGCTCTAACCCTAAGCTTACTTCATCAGAACCATCTTCGCCTGCGCCGTGAAGCCGTTCGCTTCCATCTTGTACAGATACAAACCGCTCGACAGACCCGTCGCGTCAAACGACACCACGTGACGGCCAGCTTCGAACGATCCGTTCACAAGCTCCGCAACCTTCTGGCCCATCACGTTGTACACGCTGATCTTCACCAAGCCCGCATCCACCAGGTCGAACGCAATGTTCGTCGTCGGGTTGAACGGGTTCGGATAGTTCTGATGCAACGCATATTCCGTGATCACTGCAGCACCCGCGTTCGGAGTCGCTTCCACGCTCGCAAGCTCCTGACGAGCACCGTTCACATCCACAGATACCAGACTGTAGCTGTAAATCGTCCCGTTCGTCAAGTTCCCGTCCACGTAACGATAGTCCGACCCCGTCGCGCTGTTCGTCGCCGCTACTTCCGCGACCTTCGAACCGTCACGAATCACGTCGAAGTGATGAACGTTGTTCTCCGAAAGCGTGTTCCAGTTCAACGTCACCTGACGATCACCGGCCACCGCGTCAAAGCTGCCAAAGTTCACCGGCAAGATTCTGTCGTATTCGAACTTCAAGCAGACGCCCAGAATGTGGCCCTGATCGCCGCCGACGTTATCCGTCACGCAGAGCAGCCAGTCACCCAGCGCGTTCTCGCCGTCCACATCCGATAGAGCCGTCTCAGGTTGGAAGCTGCCGCTAAACGGAGCCGCGCCTGCGCCGATCGGCGTGGCCGCTTCGTCGTCAAACGTCGTGCAGGTGTAATTATCACCGTTGGCTCCGCGACGGTTGGAAAGCTGCACAACCGTGCCCATCGGCGACGTCAATGTAATATCAAGATCGCCATCCCACGTGTGAACCAAATCAAGGCAGACGTCGAGATCGGTAATCTGATACTCGATCGGCACGTTGATCGTGACGCACGTCGTCGGGTAAACTTCGCTGATCGGGTACGTCGTGGCGTCAACCGCAAACGTTGCGTGAGCGTCCGCCTGAGTTGCGCATTCGCAAACACACGGAACATTCGACGGACACGGATTCTCTGCGCAGGTTCCGAAGCGCGTCCAGACACCGCCCAGCACGTCGCACTCGCTCTCGAGCACACCGTCCACACAAAGCGGAACACTGCACACGTCGAAGGGCGCCACGCTGTAGCAGCAGCTCCCGACCGGCGGAACGCACGGCTCAACCGTCAGTGTGTAGTCGCCGGCACCAAAAGAATTATACGCCTCAATCGTCACATAGACGATTCCCTGCGGAACGAACGTGCAGATTTCCGACTGCAAGCCGCAGGCATCGTCATTCGAACCGATATCACCGAGGCAGCAGTCTGTACCTACATAGAGATACGTGTCATATTGCGAGCCGCACAGCGAGAAGCGCCAATCGGCGGAGTACGGAATGCTCACTTGAATCACGAGCTCCTGCGAGGGACGCGTCGGGCAGTCGTTGCCGGAGCCGACCGTCGTGCCGTTCGTAGTACCGGGAGCCGCCAGCGATCCGTCATGGCACGGGCAGGTGATGCCGTCGCCATTGGAGGGAACGCCGTCATCCGATAGCACGAGGCCGAAGCGTCCAGCATTAGTGCTGAACCCGTGCACCAAAATGTAATACGTGGCGCCTGCATCCGTTGCCCACGAAACCGTTGATCTAAGGCTGTTGAGTGTGCAGCTGAAATCGTCGTCGTTGCCGGCCACGCAC is part of the bacterium genome and encodes:
- a CDS encoding pyridoxal-phosphate dependent enzyme; this translates as MQPSKPHNRLGDITEAIGNTPLVRLNKIGKGLESEIWVKCEHMNPSGSVKDRIAIYMIEKAARDGELKPGGLIVENTSGNTGQGVAMVAAVKGYRCIFTMPDKMSQEKADGMKAYGAKVVVTPTNVPADSPQSYYETAKRIHKETPGSYYVNQYHNPVNTEAHYHLTGKEIWEQTEGQITHLVACVGTFGTFAGIAKYLKEKNPKVKCIAIDPMGSIFYSMWKTGKMSEPFVYKVEGMGEDMITGNMDLSLVDDMIQVDDAMCFTTARKLCREEGIMAGGSSGGAIYGALEVARKAPPGSVIVTILPDSGSRYLSKMFSDEWMRYNGFESSSQFGTVHDLLQARLPFTLISVQCGDKVGDVIGKMKANGISQLPVVEEGRVKGLIQEADLLNFLLAGVGSAQSSIEPIIQSDFPTVTEEESLEAVSEIFTRLARNAVMVVRDDVPRDIITKIDLIDFLLHRNPAKA
- a CDS encoding glycerophosphodiester phosphodiesterase; the protein is MSGRPIILGHRGSPKNARENTIDSFHIAIDEGADGVELDVQITRDGVPVVYHDDNFVTGERLIDLTFSEIREVMHGLGAHVHTLDEVLRELAGRGFVNIEVKVGGHEETVIAIARGTLPKDTFLFSSFLPEVVATYRALAPDVPAIWIVAQRIELVDALELVQQCGARGIAFWHELITPELAGFFQIHNVPLFTWTVNDPEEFKRVIELGVSGVITDEPARLVAVQ
- a CDS encoding aminotransferase class I/II-fold pyridoxal phosphate-dependent enzyme, yielding MSTPATRLARLPEYLFADLEKKIAERTAAGRDVINLGIGDPDLPPPESFTRSLQEHASDPDAHFYSSSRGDAGVRREIAKYFKGRFGVELDPDSQVCVVLGGKEGLSSLGRAFVNPGDYVACPSPSYPVYAQGVATLCDGHVRTMPLTKENGFLPDLNMAETTRMLFVNYPNNPTGAIATDLFWHQLADFADTHPTTVVCHDHAYSEMTFGDYVAPSFLQYTQNAVEMHSLSKVFNATGFRIGFCVGRADLISALVRVKSQIDSGAPLMIQRAMADGLAGYRGTQPPNEVVTIRRIYGERRAYTEKALRDLGLDVIESPATFYVWARVGDDELPFVQRALEHDVVVTPGRGFGQEGTGYIRLALTQPLDRIKLAMKRLA
- the dapF gene encoding diaminopimelate epimerase, encoding MFHFSKYHGLGNDFLLFDGHGISPEQFTPERVRKVCHRQTGVGADGVLLRTNSDLAVHRMWLWNADGSPAEISGNGLRCFVLFLKDRGYDVSGELTIETGGGVQRAWYRRDNVVETTMPSPDFSNSAGPRSLTLSAHDQTFDVLAVNVGNPHGVIFGPERDIPFAEKYGPNLEKNSAFPEGANIEFVNVMSPDSCRLVVWERGAGITLACGSGSVATACAGCAIGHFRFDTPIAVHQPGGTLHITVAHDFSEIRQRSIAEKVFEGEIDLLRSAP
- a CDS encoding deoxyribonuclease IV, translated to MLFGAHTSTAGGLHNAFKWGMEFGCESIQIFTKSQLQWRGKPIEPEAVTQWFEAWEAAGEPPVLVHDSYLINLSSPDSELRRKSIDGFIDELERAALLGIPWVNTHPGSHKGAGEEAGLNNCAASLREVLLRTENLGVGILLETTAGQGGDLGAKFEHLGYLIRECRQDERMGVCVDTCHIFAAGYDFRTEESYAETWKKFDEEIGLHLLRAFHLNDSKFELGQHRDRHAAIGKGFIGLSGFKLLATDPRFAGLPATTELPDEDTPSSIATLKSLRDQ
- a CDS encoding proprotein convertase P-domain-containing protein translates to MKKLLTVCTMLAFVVSTALASGSKEVTKPVETSGKSADATKQVIHQYDHSLVKPLPREAAEDEREAQKLELESLTAAINALSAEGKDYSAQKARANELYELLFPARGADRLDQGGETCANATVISGIPYCDQGTTVGYLNDYSGGCHSTGGPDVVYEFTPAADVVAVVSLLGSGYDTGLHVWEGCPGSGILIGCNDDFGSLQSCLQNLLLFAGRTYYIVVDGFSIAWGTYTLHVSNDGVCGSGDCPRTCTDPGPVADHCEDAILAPVPSIQYGSTVGTSAEVLGFCGTSDGLNGGVWYKVVGNGNTFTASTCEPCTDFDTKLRVFTCGCDLHTCVAGNDDDFSCTLNSLRSTVSWATDAGATYYILVHGFSTNAGRFGLVLSDDGVPSNGDGITCPCHDGSLAAPGTTNGTTVGSGNDCPTRPSQELVIQVSIPYSADWRFSLCGSQYDTYLYVGTDCCLGDIGSNDDACGLQSEICTFVPQGIVYVTIEAYNSFGAGDYTLTVEPCVPPVGSCCYSVAPFDVCSVPLCVDGVLESECDVLGGVWTRFGTCAENPCPSNVPCVCECATQADAHATFAVDATTYPISEVYPTTCVTINVPIEYQITDLDVCLDLVHTWDGDLDITLTSPMGTVVQLSNRRGANGDNYTCTTFDDEAATPIGAGAAPFSGSFQPETALSDVDGENALGDWLLCVTDNVGGDQGHILGVCLKFEYDRILPVNFGSFDAVAGDRQVTLNWNTLSENNVHHFDVIRDGSKVAEVAATNSATGSDYRYVDGNLTNGTIYSYSLVSVDVNGARQELASVEATPNAGAAVITEYALHQNYPNPFNPTTNIAFDLVDAGLVKISVYNVMGQKVAELVNGSFEAGRHVVSFDATGLSSGLYLYKMEANGFTAQAKMVLMK